The Amphiura filiformis chromosome 1, Afil_fr2py, whole genome shotgun sequence nucleotide sequence aaccgtcccggctgaaatccagaaatgacgtcatttgttctggtgttgccacttccgggtaatgcgggagaagaacatgccttttacaaacaaaatggccaacaagtcccggcccctttccagcgaaaatacagcttatttagccaatgtgaacatggggtcatcaccagaaatattttcctatcatattggactaacacgtcagctacatggtatttcacgatataacagtaataaaaagaaaacttcaaacgttcgttcgtcggatttttgacgaagtgaccagctctaattacgtcactatgtaaacaacatagaggtataaataattaattaggtaataccaaatatggaggtatccaaaagtatgctaattagaacaggttagaaggcacgacaaatcagaatacgatcctggtatccaattctatgcaaatgagttgaaggaggttacgtgaacatgtacaataatgcgactcttgtgtataccgacctctgtggttCAGGCCCATCATCTCTCACCTTTCAGGTTGGGGATAAGACCATAATCAGTACTTTGAGAAAAAGCTTTGCCCCATTGCCACTCTATGTAGGTTTAGCATTTGTATAGCATAGCATGAATGGTAACTGAAGATGCCACATTAGTCAGAGGCAATCATTTACAGAAATGAGTTACAACAGATGAGGCatgactttttgaatgaccctcaatATTACAACTGCTACCGAatgcattttggtcaaatttctcCTGACATACTGTGTGTGTTTAGGGAGCACAcaactaaatcaatgcgccacttgtgctgctctttggactaataatcagaaagagtagcaaaTTTTAAAGCCTGTGCATatcaaaaaatgggcagaaacatgTTTGCAGtgttgagagcatgtcaaaaacagtgagggtgcTGTTTAGTGGCTCCTACCAGGAAAACaagttaaactttcatcgatttgcaatcgactggttattataaaatatctcaaaaagcgCCGTACAGGCAtcaaaaagagcaaagaaaactggtggttttacacatatttcaatgggacgattatttagtggtgtgtgccctttaaacaaagtcaaacacgctgtatcaaaatgattggtacccataagtttccagtgattatgaacATGACTGCGACATAAAAATGCAACATTGAATCCACATCATTTCTTGATTAGTGTCATAATCACTCGTATAACAATacattatggtcatttcaagaggatacaatattgcatttggaagcagttttcaataaccatcaaaactaATGGGTACTATCATTTTTATACAGTTTGTAGTTACTTACGGAAGGACTACTTAGTGTAAATGTCCTGTTAATATCTCTGTATGTTACAAGTTCATCTTCATGTTTGTAACACTAACCGACTGGCATCTTAAGAATAATGACTTAAAGTTCAAGTTcatcactatgaccagctcttacaaaatgagcataaagtggGCTCCTTTCTTTGGTCTTCAGAACTCAATATTTCCccccacaatgtcttttgttttctaatgaattttgtcatgattaatagaCTGTATCAAaatctatagtgccctggcgactttatgctcattttgtgggagcaggtgattgtgagttgaggctttctggctctcaactctCAAAATATTGGTCAAGAATCAAGTTACACTGCAAACTACATATACACCATGTATGACAGGAGTGTTCTGACATAAATGCAAAATTTGTACTGGTATACATTATATTGAATTCATCCAGTCTCTCATCTGTCCAGTTTCTGTTCCGCATCATTCtcataattcttgaattcttTGTCTTTGATTTCATCACATTCTTTGTGCACCCTTTGCAATTCCTCTTCACAATCCATGCCTAGGTAGCTAGGGAAATAGTCGTCAGGTTTAGTGTCATATCTGTAAGTCTCTGGCTCCTCCAAGATGATTCCTCCATCTGTTATGccttttacaaatgcatcaaccTGAAGacagaagcaaaaaaaaaaatgtgtataaatcaaGGACACCAACATCCAGTTCTCAGCAAGAGTTATAACAGGCCTTGccatttgaggcgagcgatcgctctcactcgccaccgctcgcccaaactctattctagtgagcgattttccattCACAGTGGCGTAGCGGGTAGCCAGGGGGAAAACtgcccaaaattttttttcaggggacggcaaagagtaaaatgaccttaaaatgactaaaaaggagacaaaaatttgacaaatagggacaaaaatttggctttgccccctcacactactgtccactcgccatagacactaaataacGCTGGCTGCGAATCTCTCAAAATTGAATCAAtttacattcaagtttcagcacttttaatgtatttaatttatCAAAGATGGCAATGCTCGCCTAGCCAGTGGCATAGCTACGGAGGGGCAAGGAAGGGCGTTGTCTTTATGGGGCATCAAATCAAACTCGGCATTATCAAAGTGCctcctccaagcgatgaaagtcaacattttcacatGCTGCGCacacatttcaacataaatacttAGAACCATTTTAAGACCAAAGTTCTACCTGATTTATAACCAAAATTAGTGAtatttatgaaaattttgactaCTTGCCTAGCATCATGTTagtgagtgattaaccactcgcctttaaaatctagattgCAAGGCCCGAAATAAATGACATTACACAACAATTATGGTTAGCGTGAGGGAACTTAAACTAAGATAAGAGCCACACTACCCCTGCTTACTACCACTATTCGCCAGTGAAGTGGTTACCTAACTCCCTAGTAaccaggcccttgcaactcctataccaacgcaatacaaaaaggtgtggacaccgtcggcttcccccatgtattatccgccggtgccattatcatgtgactgaagaaaaatgctgctgccaccacagaattagagacagagaaccaggactcgaccgccatcttgatacattatgaatatatgaatatataattagagaaaaatgctgctgccaaaAGCGATATAGGCTACCTAAACAGCGTATTTATATCAAGACTTAGTTTTTGTCACTGTCCTCACATCGATGAACGGAGTCTCTAGTCCATAGCACTACATGCTCTATTCTTCGTCCATGCTAGTAACAGGAtcatgcaccttttggaattggtaatgcatgccatagactttgtgttgtgatcatttcgatcatggtgcagaactcaaatgtgtgatccagttgacacagtgataatcggattacacgtaacactttgtTGGCAAATACATACCGTTTCATTGTCCCTCATTGGTTCCTTAGTTTTCCAACACACATGGTTGATCCCTGATTGAAGGCACCTGTGGGCCATGATCCTGCCTATATTATGAGCTGCTGCAACATCACTGGAACTGTATAAAAATTTACGAATGCTCCACTCCTTTGTTGAAGCACCGAGGACTTGAAAACCATTCCTATGCTCCAGATGACATTGTGTTTCCCTGTTCTTCACTTCAAAATGTAATCTGTAATACAACACAACATGGAAAattatattgatgtcaaagtactcccaacggacgaggtacaaaacacaccaagaatcaaaggatgatacaagaggatactaAAAGCAGAAAGatttgagccaggtataccaacttgatgtggggaacaagacaaagacaaaattagataaaaactaatgcagtacaTGTAAACCATAAAGGTGGACACTGCACttttgtctaccatccctgtctgtggttttggatttttactagtgcagTATCAATGTACACTCCATGGTTTAAAACCTGCATTAGTTTTGATCTAattttgtctttgtcttgttcaagttggtataccttgcttgGATCCTTCTATTTGATGTCATATAAAATAGAAGAAAATGTGCATTACTCtgttaaataaatacaatttgcaTGATCATTAGTTTAGCTTCCTGCTAAATGTATTATTCAACTGAAAGGTATAATCAAGAATATTTTACAGCATTATGTATTGTATACAGTTCCAATTGTTATATGGAGTAAATTATattaaatgtatattttttattatttgtattGGGTATGGTAGTCAAAAATATACCTATTTTGTGGTAGGTTCAATAagtgtaaaataaaatatatagacacatatgtaggcctacatcacttccgggaaatgtcaacaagccgtttcgcgggaaaagcagtggaccaagacacttgtgatcaaACCATCAgcccagatggcgaaagctaaagtaggGAGTTACTTTTTTATTGGATAtgcctagcaaaatgtttgaattattaaaATCGATTCAGTGATTGATGTTTGTATGTTTTTTGGAGTAATGTTTTATCTTAAAGATGTCTTACTTATGCCAATATTGTTTATGGAAGTTGCTTAATCCCCATCCTCGGTCCTTGATGGCTATTCCCATTTTCTCTAGGTTTCTTGGATTGCGATTATTGAAGTCTGCAGCCACTTGGTCATTCTCTGACAATGCATCAGTTTCTTCTACTGCACTGTTGCTTTCTTTTGGACTGACTTCACTGGAGTATAACCTCTGGATGGCATAGTTACATAACCTTGTGTGTTCGAAacctgaaagaaaaaaaacacacaatttttgctTACTTTGTATCATCTCACCTCAAGTGACTACAGTAATGTCAGGTTTTCATTTCAAAGAACTGACTATACTGCAGCACTTCGgctcaataattatgagcccttatGCATAAATCAATTAATACTGAAAGTGCATGGACATGGTCACAGTCTACCCAGCTAAGAGCTCATTCCATCTAAAAAGTGGCTCAGTTTTATTTCTAAAGAATGGTTGCGCATTCATGAGATGCTAGTTCTATTGTGATAATTTCTGTTGTGACATACACATGACATTTAATTCTCTATCAATTGAATGAATATGATGAATGAATAGAAATGATGGACATCAAGGTTGCGTTGCCGAAGTCATGATGTACCTAAACCACGGAAGAAATACAAATAAACTTTAAATTAATCTAGATGTAGGTACAAAAGGCAAACCTTGTCCAaggtagttaacacatttgctggtcagccaaattggcccaaaAAACACACAAGGTTGCTACGCTGGGCGgtccatttaatttaatttaattttgagcccaaatacccggcactccagtctcaaatgtttcaaaatcaatgaacaattACCAATCAGTATAAAAATGAACAATTCTTAATcttaggcacttgaaacttgattatgAGTAtagcgtccaccgcccgcgttatgaattttgtgccgcgtttgagatgtaaaatctgaaaataattcattattttgcaaattactactaaaccagaaagaaaatttgttctgcaaaatttttaaacccctttttttgtatttgaacccttcaaaaactattagagaactattagatgaatccatctaaatattttagcattaaaaatatacaggtttttgacccttgctctatccaattatttcaattatacctttgggataccagggtaggCTAGATGagaaatgtttttaccagatggacattgttgatgttgtaaataatttaactaggaaagacctagttttgacaaattggtgccaaaaatttatttcataatgttctgcatgattgttatttttgtatttaatgagtcAATCCTCCCCCCATTTcccctatcctcaaatgtatacggagcgggtagtacaaattggagtgaagaagaccgGCAGGGTATACTTCGGAacacatttagtttgttttaaaacttgaaaaacaaaaagcaagataattatacttttataaatgtttatgtgtgtttgtgacattatattgcgaaTGGCGATACCCAAtaagaatgaacaaaagcgcataagcattggttaaaggccgctgataatgaaaccttgaaaataatgaataatgaaatagttgcctcattatgagctgaaaaaaatgggacgctaaactcaacatcaagtttcaatagccttatcaaaattccaattttttatcatttcatattcatataaatttcacccagcactaaaatttgcctagcttAGTATAACCCTGAAAACACGATACATATTTTACATcgcaaattaaaagaaaagatagGTCAAGGAAACGTACcggtacataaatatgttgtctctCTCTGCACTTGACTTACAtgacttgacccaaatatatatttttgtgatgagagcatcgcacatggaattttatgccattttgttttgcattaaaagggcatttcatgaccGCATCACATCATCCCCCCCAACCacgtttctcaaaaaaaagttgagattttataccactggaaacctctggctacataatgtttataaattaattatattaatgtacaaacaatttcttgcagattaattcgttctgcaaaaatatgaagaaatttgaatgcaaaatcggaatcaaaagAAATTTTGGGCATAATTTTTTTTAGTGGACACCATGACTGAGTAGACACTtattaggtatgccaggcaaacacatttgctagtcagccaaattcgccgacaatgtcaaacaatgcatttttacatagaaatttaaaacaactggcgaagaaagaaacctacataaatatgttttctatacttcacttgacccaaatatatgattttttatggtgataagtcactttcgcacatggaattttagaggattttgatagcagttccattaaaaaagctgctatcatcatagaaacaccccgaaatgccgttttggggaattttgctagctgaatctttttgacattgtttgatgaaagtcaatctttgacaagatgtaactttgctacggaaagtgctatgaaaaaaaggttttcagttttggctttgtttactcaagggctttaatttgatatataaaatgatgcagtttgatggcaaatttgaattcacataGGCCTACCTACACTTATTGTActgataaaataaaaatgtcataaaaagatgatgcttTTCAGTTTTGGCATtcttttatactcaataatttgaTATCGgtatataaaatgatgtggtttgatgacaaatttgaattcaccttttgtGCCTATGTATTTCATTTTCGGTGTATTTCAGTGATACAGTATAAAACAGTAAATTATGTaacttgattgaaaaaaaaaaattataagcttACTAACaattattgtgttattaatatttGCTACAGAAAATCGATCAAAAGTGTGCTGCTGCTTACGCAACAACATGTAAAGAAGAAAAGGGAATTCTTACCACTTATATGACCACGTTTTAAAACCAGCACTATTCGTCTAGCAAGATCTAATGCCATGTTTCTAACTCAACTGAACTTCTTTCATGCACAAATATGCCATGCATGTGTGTCCAGAAAATGATTGTATAGTGCTTATATTCCAGTTTTTTTGTGCGATTATGTTTTATATGCTATGCACCTTCTCCTTTAAATCCTATGTGTGACGTCACCTAATTGATATTGAATTGCATTAAAACTATTGGAATATAGTAATCGTTTATATTGGAGGCGCTCTTTgcagtttaaaaaaattgaccctGAAATTGACCTGGAAATTCACTAATATTTTCGCTTTCAACCACTGACGTCTAGCGTCTGTTGTCATGGTAAGCAAAAAATAAGCAATTTACAACAGTTATTGTTTTGACTGGAAGTTTTGTTCTCTCTATAACATGTGTACTATAGTACGAATTTTTATCTCATCCTCATACCTGAGTGGAAAGCCTTGAAATTATAAGCTTACTCCACAGCTCCATTCATTtacattataaattcatgttaTGTATTGTTATTTTAGCCCCTgtcttactcgagaactctagcttcgaatttgcacacaatagttgtAAAATGCATTCGATGCTAGTGccttgctatcgtttttcggtcggacagcggtgcaattttttgcaacaGGTTTTAAATTTATTCTGTCTGATGTCCGTTAAATGTCAtgttgttgaaatttggatgaaagttatttcgatgagtcaactctatcttttgagcaagatttgcctattttgaacggTCTAAAATtatgctgaagtgtaattttagcaacatttttgatgcgatcgcctgttgtgatcggttgtgtttacttctgaacttccattgctttacacagtgtcatgcttcagcgaatccgactagattttgaatgcaatggtctctagcctagaatgtgaagctatcggtgagcaaattcttggctagacctCTCGAGCAACCcctgttgtgcatctatcatctcatataacatgggcgacatcattatgaTTATCGCCTTGTTGTTTTAGTacacaaaaataatgatgttgtgtgttatatgagacgatacatCATACAtggatagatgcacgacagcgattaaaatacctttattctcattcttcaaCAAtaaaaacacttcaattcaaataaatatattaaagtcataatgtacgatcttttttcagaatttacctttatttttttcaaaaccgattttttggcatatttgtaatacttacacatgttataacttaaatctatgagcaaactgtcaaattcgtcctatttgtagtaaacgGGGcgattctgttggtccgacataaagtcataatttttttagattatgactttatgtcggccacgatcgcaaaccgtagtctcgtacaaaactagcttggttacgctccctccacatgtggagggagcgtgaACTAAACTGGCCGCGTgagagactaactctgaggccgcactcacTGTCCTGATCCAAATAGTGCgatatgtttcgagtgatagaggtgaaggtTTATTCtggtgtttctttgcaaattcccaatgtttttcaagcgtccaaatgtattgggaactttcataatgattgcatattatcattttagaagaaaaaaagaaaaatctaaaaatttaaaaagatcgtacattaaggctttaatcatgagtataccaaattttaatcaaattaaagccTACAAAGAATTACCTACAtatagggcttagaatcgatcagtcccgttgttgctagcatctccgattggttcaaatagcacaTACAACTTACAAGTATCGCCTCAACACACACACTAGGGCTGGAAAAAATGCAACATTTCCCGGGAACATcatcaaaatttccctccaagtttgcaaaatttccctccaCTTGAAAATGTTTCCATTATTTCTTATTGTATTTCTTTGTAGAAGacaaaaatttccctccaaatagcaAAATTTCCTGGGAACATGGTTCCCAAGTTCCCCACTTTTTCCAGGCATAAATTTACTGTTAAGTGTGTAATAACGTATCATATCACAagactaagaaccaataagattgcaggaactttcttaaagtgtttaagggggtactacacccctggccaattttgtgcctatttttgcatttttctcaaaaaattatagcacattggtgacatgtaagatatgtatattggcaaagactgaaaattcagcaactcaaggcaagtagttatttgatttattgatcaaatattggttttccctcatttttgactgtaactccacaactgttgtctgtgctgaaataaaatttccagcgcagtagttgtagttgtagttcttgcccctataaatatacatattttacttgtcaccaatgtgctaaaatttttgagaaaaatgcaaaaataggcacaaaattgggcaggggtgtggtacccccttaagaatatatattattaatattttgcagatttctAAATTACAAATTAAGCCTACTCAGTGCTAActgtccagcgcatattattttccTGTTTCCACAAAAGGTTGTGCACATGTGATGTTGTGCGCATATATATGCAATTAttcaagaactctagcttcgaatttgaaCACGAAACGCATTCGATGCaaacaatctttgcccccctgcCCCTTTACACAtagtatacatacatacatacaagattttggggaacccgaatttaaggtggtactacaccccttgtgactatttttgcatttttctcaaaaattaataacacactggtaacaaaagttatgtatattataggggcaaggaatccagttactacactggaatttcagtgactcaagacaagcggtacgttatttatgataagaaaagaataagatggaatgtacctcatttcttagcatatacagggtgtcccagaagtaacttaacattgtgaatttgccataacttgcgttgggttaatagtgttgttacaaaaactgcacagtatgtagataattcttttagaaatgttataaatgataccaaacatgcctacaTGTATGTGGTCATTACCTTAAGGCAATAGGCATGAAATTGACAGATATCTaccataccgtaaaacccacttttatgaacacaaaataagtctcgtcatttgagacgtgatgacacaatataacgtgttatcgttttaaaatctgttttgtttaattttgctatgtttgtttgcTTCATAATTTGATGTCAAATTTCTTAACAACTTGtaattcatgtgcttgaacaaagcacatatgagcttgcttttgtgggtttgatacacacatatacagtcgcacagtaaggtcaaggggtcatcaataatgctgtttttggtatcagaataattctaaaagatcaatctatgtgaatatgttgtccattttggtatgaagatatggcaaattcacaatgttaagttacttttgggacacactgtataatgaaccacttgtcttgaattactgaaatttcagtgtgaagtaattggattccttgcccctataatgtacatgacttttgttaccagtgtgtagttatttttttgagaaaaatgcaaaattagtcacaaaatttaccagggggtgtagtaccatcttaaaACCTTAaaatgtcttatcatataatgcgagtgcagcgagcaggaaattttgcatattttgtgttCCTACATCTTTTTAGGGggatatagaaacagtgcccaaaatatctgtgccaaaaaatcgcttcccccccttcCGACCTACCAAAAATagcttgacccccttttgacttgccaaaaaatgcttgcccccctccttttggcctgccaaaaaatctttgcccccccccacctacatgtataattcaccaccctgggagTACAcatttattgcaccaccccttatatttTGAGTAAAGACtggctattttgaacagtccaaaagtttgttgaagtgcaattttagcaacatattTGATGTGATCACCCGTTGTGAtattggctgtgtttacttctgaacttccattgctttacacggtatgGTATCATGCTTCAGCGTTCCGACTAGATTTCGAATGCACCGGTCTCGAGCCTTGAATGTGAAGctcatcggtgagcaaatttgtggctagacttctcaagcaaaTATGCACATAAAATCACTGTTTGTCCAGCACGCTTCAGCTTGGGTGTTTGGAATTCCGAAAATCAATAAAAAAGGTGGGGGTTTAAAAGCCTGCAgacttttgaaaatcataatgAATGTACAATTTTAACGGTAAGTTAATACAACTTAAGGGCTCAAATAGCGacattttctcatattttttgtgggacctgtgagcacatcagacattatcgaaatgcatttttaaaacaaggaatgtcctgatgatatcaaattttttttttttaatttgcgatataatgtacacattttatggcaaatttaacagtcttcgaagtaaattgtataaatctaatgatatgtactttaagggggctttcattttctttggaatgaggggtcatgaatatactgggggtggtcaaagaatttttagaccaaaaattggagggttataatttttttacaccAAACATAGGGGGGtagctggtgactcaaaatttttgtacattaggtttcactgcctgaagagatttgatcaaaaattgaattccctcctgaggttggtatctgtcaatgaggtgaccagatcaccaggctggCATTGTGGCTAGAGGCAgtttataacacaaatgggtcaatgagatacattaaaaatgaccttgtgtggtatttagtttcCAGGAAGTGAAATTTGCCTGAGtgtatttgtggttaaatgttgatttcttactacaagagttattaccgttgatttggttgaaaaaggaggtgagacatgatcaattctgttcaggtagTGAAGCCTAATGATGTTGCTGGCACATTATtttaacttacgatcaaaatgtGCGCACAGGTTTTAGTTATATGATGCTAAACTTTTGCGCGCTCCGCGCACTTTCTTTGCACTTACAGTCCAGATTTAAATAGACTCCACGCACATTCTTCACACTTACGTTTTTGCGCACTCTGCGCATTAGTTCCAGCAAgcaataatttgtcttgagtctgtgtggacggaaggtgggggtcataaaaattttggaCCGAGGTAGGTGGGTCATAACCAAATTAGCCCGTgatggaggggggtcataaaaaaattgactggtcaccgacatattcatgaccccccctcttccgaagaaaatgacatccccctatgtgtatgtagctgggatgaaaagccgacaatcaatattgaaaattttgacctttcatattgaagacatagttttctttcccaaaagacctaaatttgttGTTTCTCTTGATTCTTTCTTAGATTTTCTTTCATCAGGGAAAACAGAGACtaagtttaaaatgttattttcagctttattgTGTTCTTGGTTCTTGTTTTTGTACTACATAACATAGCTTGTTTTTTATTATCTTTCCTACAGATGTGACCGGTGGAATGTGAGAAGTACCATTCAATTCAACACAATATTCACAATGGATAATTATCATGTGTTGGAGATGATAGGGGAGGGGTCTTTTGGTAAGGTCTACAGAGGCAGAAGGAAATACACAGGAAAAGTAAGTCAAACTCAAACTCATCAAATAGACTAAAGAGGAAAATATTTGGTGCTTGAAATTCTAGGCCCAAGGACACAGGATGCAAATTGTTTTGAAATAGGATGGGACTTTTTCCAGCTTTTTGTTTGGTTTCATATTTGGCATGATTGCCCCTTTTCCTACAGGAGACCTGAGATCCAAATAGAGGTCATCAGTGTGACATCATATCCCGcatcatatcggccatcttgtagGTAACTCAATGTAATTACCTTTAAGTATAAAAGAAATGATGTGATAACCAAGAGATGAGTACACAGATTTACACCATGACAATAAAGGGAAATACAACCGTATTGATTTACCAGCTTTTACCACAAGATGGCGAAAAGCTGATGGCCTCTATCACTCAGAATACAGATTCAGTACCTACTCATTGACAACATGTTTATAGCTTTAGTAATGCTAGGAAGTTAAAGTGGACTGTCATATTATTGTAAATTTCAATCAGTGTCATATCTAGTGATTTGATTTCATCCGATTTATTTCTTCCATCAACAGGTAGTTGCATTGAAATTCATTCCCAAAGTTGGCAGGAGTGAAAAAGACCTTGAAAACCTGCGCCGTGAGATAGAGATCATGCGTGAACTTCATCATGGCAATATCATTGAGATGCTGGATAGTTTTGAGACAGCCAAAGAGGTAGTTGCTGTGACAGATTATGCAGAGGGAGAATTATTTCAGATTC carries:
- the LOC140154369 gene encoding large ribosomal subunit protein uL18m-like, with amino-acid sequence MALDLARRIVLVLKRGHISGFEHTRLCNYAIQRLYSSEVSPKESNSAVEETDALSENDQVAADFNNRNPRNLEKMGIAIKDRGWGLSNFHKQYWHKLHFEVKNRETQCHLEHRNGFQVLGASTKEWSIRKFLYSSSDVAAAHNIGRIMAHRCLQSGINHVCWKTKEPMRDNETVDAFVKGITDGGIILEEPETYRYDTKPDDYFPSYLGMDCEEELQRVHKECDEIKDKEFKNYENDAEQKLDR